The window CTTTCTGGGTATTTGAGAAGGATGGAAAGTGCGATGTCCCGAGGAACACGAATGAGTTCCGAATCGCGGATGGCTTTGACAGTGGCGGAACGTTTTTCCCCTGTGATGAGGCTCAGTTCTCCAATGATGTCCAGACGTTTGAATTCTCCCACATCACGAACCGCACCATCTGACCCGCGTTTTTCATAACGTAATTTTCCTGCGGCTAAGATGTACAAATCATTCCCATCGGAATTTTCTGCAAATAACACCTCTCCACCCACTAAAAATTCCCTAACGGTGTTTTCCTTTAGTTCGCGAAGCACCGTATGCGGTAAATTTTTAAATAGATCGGCCAGAGTCAGATACTGGGCCAAATGAGGATGTTTGGAAATCCGAATTCGTTTCACCAGAAAGGTTTTACGAAAGTTTTAAAAAAAACTCAACCTCCTTTTCTTTTTTTAAGATCCTCTTCCAGAGTTTCTAATGAGTGGATTCACTCATTGTGATTCGATGATAAAAAGATTGGTGGTCAAACCGGTGGGATTTTAGATTTTGGAAGTGGAACGAAAGGAATGATTGCAAGTTTACGCGGAAAATTAATTCAACTAGAAATGGACCATCTTGTCCTGGATGTGGCAGGAGTCGGGTATGAAGTTCATATTCCTTTTCCTTTGCATTTAGAATGTAAAGACAAAATGAAGGAAGAGATTTTTATCCACATCTTTCATTCCATCACTGACAGAGGGGAAAGACTTTTTGGATTTTCTACAAGGAAAGACCGCGAACTTTTCCAACTCATCAAATCACTTCATGGAATCGGTGAACTGACCGCACTCAAAATCCTTTCCTTTTTCCATGCCGACGATTTGTATAAAATCGCAAAAGAAGATGATAGAAAAACTTTGGAAAAAATTCCCAAAGTCAAAGGCAAAACCTCAGAAAAAATTCTTTTTGAAATCAAACAAAACTTAAAAAAGTTAGAAATCTTTTTAAGTGATGAATCTGCAAAAACAGAATCGGAAGATAGAGAAACAGATTTGGCAACCCTTGCTCTCATCCAACTTGGATTTGATGAAAAAACTGCCACCAAACAAGTGACTGACGCGAAAAAACTAAATCCTCTCGCCACAGCTTCAGAAATCGTCAAACAAGTGATTACGGGAACCAGATAAATCAAAACATACGGAGGAGATACCATTTCCCCTCCGCTTTGACAAAACTAGGATTAATCAAATACCTTTCTAGTTTAGGGTTTTCTAAAAATCGGAATTTTACTTCCACTTCCTCGCTAGAACCCACATAAAAATCAACTGACACTTGTTTTGCTGCCAAAAACACATCACGTACTGTTAAATTTCCAGAACTTCCCTTTTTGGAATCTAATTTCTCGGAATGAAAATAATAAACCTGGAAGTATCCGTTGGGATCTTTTAAATCCGCTTTCACTTCCTCGACTGTCCAGTATCCTTTGGCATCGACATACAAACCTTTGGTGGG of the Leptospira kanakyensis genome contains:
- the ruvA gene encoding Holliday junction branch migration protein RuvA → MIASLRGKLIQLEMDHLVLDVAGVGYEVHIPFPLHLECKDKMKEEIFIHIFHSITDRGERLFGFSTRKDRELFQLIKSLHGIGELTALKILSFFHADDLYKIAKEDDRKTLEKIPKVKGKTSEKILFEIKQNLKKLEIFLSDESAKTESEDRETDLATLALIQLGFDEKTATKQVTDAKKLNPLATASEIVKQVITGTR